From the Candidatus Kaelpia aquatica genome, the window TCTCCCATGATCATTGGGATCATACTGGAGGATTATGGAAACTTTTAAATGTGAGGGAGGATTTAAAAATTTATAGTTGTCCTGGATTTAGCAAAGAGTTTAAAGATAGAGTTAAAAGTTTAGGCGTAGAGCTCATAGAGATAGATAGTTTTACTGAAATAGAAGACAGTATTTATGTTAGTGGTGAGATAGCATGTGTTTATCATGCTAAAGATATGTTTGAGCAGTCGCTATATATAAAGACAGATAAGGGTGTAACAATAATAACAGGTTGTGCTCATCCTGGGATTCTAAAGATAATAGAGAAAGCTAAAAAAAACCTAAAAGAGAAAAATATCTACTCTGCATTTGGTGGTTTTCATCTTAAAAATAAAAGTAGAGAAGAGTTAATAATTATAGTAAATAGATTTAAAGAGCTTGGTGTTAAGAAGACCGGCCCTACTCACTGTAGTGGAAATAGCGCTCAAAGGTTATTTAAAAAAATATATAAGAATAATTATATTCAAGTTAAGGTGGGGCAAATTTTAGAAATTTAAATAATAATAGAGGATTAAAATGAATAGTAGTTCTTGGTTTTCTCAGATTTCTTTTAAACAACGGATTTGGTTGTTTACGACTGTGGTAGGAATGTTTACGATTACAATTCTTGGGATTTTGCTGAGTTCCTCAACTAAGCCAAAGGAATCAATTGATTTCAACGTCAATATGTCTATCCAGGACATTGCTCCCGAACTTGGAGTTACAGGTAAAGGTCTTGCTCGTGAACTTGAGTTACCGATTGATACTTCCAAGAAAAAAACCCTCAATTTATTAAAGGTAACAGATGAAGAACTTTATCATGCCATTGAACATATTCTTTCTCATAGTGATAGTATACTCAAATATTATATTTATGTGGTGTTGGTATTGTTTGGTCTTGTCTTTCTCGTTAGACTAGGACGGCCAGATAGGTCCGATGTCAAACGCAGACATAAATGGTATCCCCGAGCCCCCCATATCGTCTCTCTCTTACTTTCTGTAATAGTAGCCGGATTTATTCTTGGCAAATCACCCAATCCCATGGAGGGGACAGTCAAAATATTCAAATCAATGGTGGGGCTTTACCCTGACCCAGTGGTTAAAGTAATCGCTTTCGGTTTTTTTATTATACTCGCTGTTATTGGGAATAAGATGATTTGCGGTTGGGCGTGCCCTTTCGGCGCTTTGCAAGAACTTATCTACAGTATACCAATTTTACAAAAAATCAAAAAAAAGAAACTACCATTTATATTCACAAACACAATTCGTGTATGTCTCTTTATTGCAACGCTCCTTTTTCTATTTGGAATTATTGGAGGGTGCAGGGGATTTGTGATTTACCACTATATTAACCCCTTTAATCTGTTTAATCTTGATTTCGAAACATTCAGTATTCTGCTTACAGTAGTCATTGTTTTGTCAGCATCATTTGCTATCTACCGTCCATTTTGTCAGTTTATCTGTCCTTTTGGTCTTATTTCTTGGATAGCTGAGCGATTCAGCATTTTTCGTGTTCAAATTGACAAAGAGAAATGCACCCAATGTGGTGCTTGCATAGAGGCATGTCCCCTTGAAGCTGCAAAAGATCGGGTTGATAGAGAAAGATTGCCTGCAGATTGTTTTAGCTGCGCACGTTGCTTGAATGTTTGCCTAGTTGATGCCATTCAATATACATCTTTCTTAAGCAAAAAGAAATAATCTAAATATTTAAAACAACAAAAAATTTTGAAAAAGTCTGCCATTCATGCTATAAAAGTACTTACTTGGCATGTTTACCTCCTTGAATTCCACTGTTTTAGCTAAATGTCTACCCCTTGAGGCTTGACATCTTGTAAATATTTGAGAACAAAAGAGTTATACAAATTGACTACCAAAAATACTGGACAAAATTAGACAAATTTACCGCCTTCTAGCCTGATTCTCATAATTTTTGCACCCCTCTGAAACCATTCAGCTGTTAAATACAAGTTCGAGATTCTTCCGGGGTGGCGATGATACTACTAAAATAGTATCTCTGATATGGCATATATCCTCAGATATTGGGCTATATAGTACCTATTTGCAGGCATAGTATTCAGAGATAGAATTATATCTAATATTTGCACGGGGAGATAATATTAAATTTCAATCGTTATGTACTCTAGAATGAAGAGTGAAAAATATCACCGATATAAGTAGGCACATTTGAATAATATATTACATTTTTACCTGAAACGTAGATAGTGAAATAATCTGTACATAATATGAAAGAATATTCTTTGACAAAATGATTTAAAGTGCTATTATTAGTGAATAAATTCACTAATAATAGGATTTATGGAGAGTTTATGGAATTATCGAACAATGCGATCGAAAGAATATGTAAAATTTTTGGATATCTTAATGTCTTAGAGAAAAA encodes:
- a CDS encoding 4Fe-4S binding protein, with the translated sequence MNSSSWFSQISFKQRIWLFTTVVGMFTITILGILLSSSTKPKESIDFNVNMSIQDIAPELGVTGKGLARELELPIDTSKKKTLNLLKVTDEELYHAIEHILSHSDSILKYYIYVVLVLFGLVFLVRLGRPDRSDVKRRHKWYPRAPHIVSLLLSVIVAGFILGKSPNPMEGTVKIFKSMVGLYPDPVVKVIAFGFFIILAVIGNKMICGWACPFGALQELIYSIPILQKIKKKKLPFIFTNTIRVCLFIATLLFLFGIIGGCRGFVIYHYINPFNLFNLDFETFSILLTVVIVLSASFAIYRPFCQFICPFGLISWIAERFSIFRVQIDKEKCTQCGACIEACPLEAAKDRVDRERLPADCFSCARCLNVCLVDAIQYTSFLSKKK
- a CDS encoding MBL fold metallo-hydrolase, whose product is MNIKVLFNDEAIDGRFSIGCGFSCLVDNSVLFDTGGSGEHLFHNIKIMGVDISAIDKVVISHDHWDHTGGLWKLLNVREDLKIYSCPGFSKEFKDRVKSLGVELIEIDSFTEIEDSIYVSGEIACVYHAKDMFEQSLYIKTDKGVTIITGCAHPGILKIIEKAKKNLKEKNIYSAFGGFHLKNKSREELIIIVNRFKELGVKKTGPTHCSGNSAQRLFKKIYKNNYIQVKVGQILEI